One segment of Pangasianodon hypophthalmus isolate fPanHyp1 chromosome 10, fPanHyp1.pri, whole genome shotgun sequence DNA contains the following:
- the LOC113533853 gene encoding E3 ubiquitin-protein ligase TRIM39 — protein MDKSITFAGESSSLSEEQLQCSICLEVFTDPVTTPCGHSFCKSCLTQSWDKSQHYYCPFCKEKFTKRPELKINITLREVADHFKKKTVSDKSQILCDICTGEKQKAIKSCLDCGVTYCTSHLEPHNYVPKYKKHNLINAVENLEKYICQKHERPLELFCRDDQTCVCRFCTEGEHKTHNVIPLEEESGERKSQLGKTQTEVQEMIQERLKKIQEINHSVELSKRNTEKEKSDSVEVFTTLIRSIERSQAELLKVMEEKQKAAEKQAEGLVKELEQEIHELKRRDTELEQLSHTDDHLHLLQIYPSLCSAPHTKNWTEIRINTELNMDAVKTTLSQLQETLNEKLSRTLNEKLKEMVSTELKRIQQYAVDVTLDPDTASPSLILSDDGKQVTHGNTWQNLPETPKRFTYYAIILGKQGFSSGRFYYEVQVSGKTEWDLGVVRESVNRKGKIELKPHDGFWTVILRKGNEYKACDDTCISLSLREKPQKVGVFVDYEEGLVSFYDVEARSHIYSFTGQSFTEKLYPYFSPSNNDGGKNSAPLIISHVSKTV, from the exons ATGGATAAATCTATTACCT TTGCAGGTGAATCCAGCAGCCTGTCTGAAGAGCAGTTACAGTGTTCTATCTGTCTGGAAGTGTTCACTGATCCCGTCACCACTCCATGTGGACACAGCTTCTGCAAGAGCTGCCTCACACAAAGCTGGGATAAGAGTCAACATTATTATTGTCCATTTTGCAAAGAGAAATTCACCAAGAGACCTGAACTGAAGATTAATATAACACTGAGAGAGGTTGCAGATCACTTCAAGAAGAAAACTGTCTCAGATAAGTCTCAGATTCTTTGTGACATCTGCACTGGTGAGAAACAAAAAGCCATAAAATCCTGTCTGGATTGTGGTGTGACTTACTGTACGTCCCATCTAGAGCCTCATAATTATGTTCCAAAATATAAGAAACACAATCTAATAAATGCagtggagaacctggagaaataCATATGCCAGAAGCATGAGAGACCTCTGGAGCTGTTCTGTAGAGATgatcagacgtgtgtgtgtcgGTTCTGCACTGAGGGAGAACATAAGACTCACAACGTTATTCCATTAGAggaggagagtggagagagGAAG AGTCAGCTGGGAAAAACTCAGACGGAGGTGCAGGAGATGATCCAGGAGCGACTGAAGAAGATCCAGGAGATTAATCACTCAGTAGAGCTCAGCAAA agaaacacagagaaagagaaatcgGACAGTGTTGAAGTCTTCACCACTCTGATTCGCTCCATTGAGAGGAGTCAGGCTGAGCTGCTGAAGGTGATGGAGGAGAAGCAGAAAGCAGCAGAGAAGCAGGCTGAAGGACTCGTTAAAGAGCTGGAACAGGAAATCCATGAGCTAAAGAGGAGAgacactgagctggagcagctctcacacactgacGATCATCTCCACCTCCTACAG ATTTATCCGTCACTGTGCAGCGCTCCACACACCAAGAACTGGACTGAGATCAGGATTAACACTGAACTGAACATGGACGCTGTGAAGACAACTCTGTCTCAGCTTCAGGAGACTCTGAATGAGAAACTCAGTAGAACGCTGAATGAGAAGCTGAAGGAAATGG TCTCCACAGAACTGAAGAGGATTCAGCAGTATGCAG tggATGTGACTCTGGATCCTGATACagcttctccctctctcatccTGTCTGATGATGGAAAACAAGTGACACATGGAAACACATGGCAGAATCTCCCAGAAACCCCGAAAAGATTCACTTATTATGCAATAATCCTGGGAAAGCAGGGTTTCTCCTCAGGGAGGTTTTACTATGAGGTGCAGGTCAGCGGGAAGACGGAGTGGGATTTAGGAGTGGTCAGAGAATCTGTTAACAGGAAGGGGAAGATTGAACTTAAACCTCACGATGGATTCTGGACTGTAATTCTGAGAAAGGGGAATGAGTATAAGGCTTGTGATGATACCTGTATCTCCCTCTCCCTGAGAGAGAAACCCCAGAAGGTGGGAGTGTTTGTGGATTATGAGGAGGGTCTGGTCTCCTTTTATGATGTTGAAGCCAGGTCTCATATCTACTCTTTCACTGGTCAGTCTTTCACTGAGAAACTCTATCCGTATTTCAGTCCTTCTAATAATGATGGAGGTAAAAACTCAGCACCACTGATCATCTCTCATGTATCAAAGACCGTATAA